The following proteins are encoded in a genomic region of Corylus avellana chromosome ca4, CavTom2PMs-1.0:
- the LOC132177717 gene encoding UPF0481 protein At3g47200-like, translating into MSNVGGVDLVSIRIDKKLADFTPNDPECCIFRVHTQLRKVNEKAYEPKLLAIGPYHHGKDELKQREYHKLLYLQQLLRRRNESSVERYIKAMRELEGKARRFYEEPISLTTDEFVEMMLLDGCFIIELFRKWEKEELRDECDPIFQLGWIPYSLLRDVLLFENQLPFFVLTKLFEMTQVPNQENNLISNFIIAFRILILPRRGQTESIDESLQNTGHLFVLAPYIRNQVDSQNIGHLLALAHKSVTTPPHVEISTGGNDVDEEDWKSIPCATELKEAGVKFKKLETGGFFDIKFNNGVMKIPLLKIDDQTESIFRNLIAYEQYSQNNNLKYFTEYMNFMDNLINSPKDVELLRRRGIIENWLGDDEAVSTMFNKISHNVAITNLCYAQILRDVNKHCRRRQNVWIANLRHNYFNGPWALISFLAAAFLLILALTQTIFTVLAYFVSRK; encoded by the coding sequence ATGAGCAATGTTGGTGGAGTTGATCTTGTCTCCATTCGTATTGATAAAAAGCTTGCTGATTTTACTCCAAATGATCCGGAGTGTTGTATATTTAGAGTGCATACCCAGTTACGCAAGGTAAATGAGAAAGCATACGAACCTAAACTGCTTGCCATTGGTCCTTACCACCATGGCAAGGATGAGTTGAAGCAGAGGGAATATCACAAATTGCTGTATTTACAACAACTTCTTCGAAGGAGAAACGAAAGCAGTGTGGAAAGATACATTAAAGCCATGAGAGAATTGGAAGGAAAAGCTCGTAGATTCTATGAAGAACCCATTAGCCTAACCACGGATGAGTTTGTAGAAATGATGCTTCTTGATGGGTGTTTCATCATTGAGTTGTTTCGCAAGTGGGAAAAGGAGGAGCTAAGAGATGAATGTGACCCAATCTTCCAATTGGGTTGGATACCCTATAGCTTATTGCGTGATGTACTGCTATTCGAAAACCAACTTCCATTCTTTGTTCTCACTAAATTGTTCGAGATGACTCAGGTTCCCAACCAGGAGAACAACCTTATTTCTAATTTCATAATCGCTTTCAGAATTTTAATATTACCAAGGAGAGGCCAAACAGAATCAATTGATGAATCGCTCCAAAACACTGGGCATCTATTTGTTTTGGCCCCTTACATTAGGAATCAAGTAGATTCCCAAAACATTGGGCATCTACTTGCTTTGGCACATAAATCTGTCACTACTCCACCACATGTAGAAATCAGTACAGGTGGGAATGATGTAGATGAGGAAGATTGGAAGTCGATACCTTGTGCCACAGAGCTTAAGGAGGCTGGAGTCAAATTCAAGAAGCTAGAGACAGGTGGCTTCTTTGACATAAAGTTCAACAATGGGGTCATGAAAATTCCACTTTTGAAAATAGATGATCAAACAGAATCTATCTTCCGAAATTTGATTGCGTATGAGCAATACAGTcaaaataataatctcaaatacTTCACAGAATATATGAACTTCATGGATAATCTCATCAACTCTCCAAAGGATGTTGAATTACTTCGTCGACGAGGAATTATTGAAAATTGGTTGGGTGATGATGAAGCTGTCTCCACCATGTTTAACAAGATTAGTCACAATGTTGCTATAACCAACTTATGTTATGCTCAAATTCTCAGAGATGTGAACAAGCATTGCAGAAGACGTCAGAATGTGTGGATAGCAAATTTGAGGCACAACTACTTCAACGGTCCTTGGGCATTGATTTCATTTCTTGCAGCTGCTTTTTTGCTCATACTTGCTTTAACACAGACCATATTTACCGTTCTTGCTTACTTTGTTTCCAGAAAGTAA
- the LOC132178358 gene encoding uncharacterized protein LOC132178358, translating into MTSEAPSTSGQQFYKDAAHVLSSGRNAAERNENNICIQTGEEFSTEFLRDRVALRRLPVISEGEHHQPKRVDYKFNQNHQLVYEDLTGILGLQRIDSEHSSEFSELVPVTGFGTEAENKAYTDNINRYHWEYGAIGQVPGKFADESNPDQVTPGPNAPPVYVVESPHSYYPYGTEFSEGSFSGKVKVLCSFGGRILPRPSDGKLRYVGGETRIISIRKNITWEELTNKISGICNQPHTIKYQLPGEDLDALISVCSDEDLYHMIDEYQELERIQGSHRLRIFLVSSESPSSMEGRAAQPSDADYQYVFAVNATVDRSPRKSSCGQSLTSQTCQFGNTSDYSPTFYRDSPTSAFPLEIKDCTPSSSNLAGMFSKPASRFLTKLQIPRKSFNQTPPISPVQHRDPKNSNVQINGDWKRGDGHQSIIPFVIEKRPCENPYSLDAMGYYNNLPHGPPSTNYHHPNEYLVETDQANKSQDRHFHHRSPSKDFVHSPSYCQSDINYDRKMLKERAFSDSQLQEYGERSNCYSPLSSSTEREKSPSLAMSNFPPEWRVQCEERINEKQQMNKYENQPTSKMPGDCKGNVELGQEMFNWTDRNITCSHHKKKHLERNVEVSSHDNAKELEKLPDLNYLPCVCLSSQEQQNLRGGISASSVISSETSADSMREHSHGYRLEAMASKFLIKSQTSDKDKQCATTETLSIQAVSDGYPGVLPVASQGLDDQESMDPSCKTTTGAVLSGEAPLCNTDSVNHPDYQVQMVGLSQTSFEGAKFGEVVCLQSQLSDSHPENKMESVVSVKDIIDCTPPGIPFTSKVVPRIEDEACDDFPSPRKSEAKNATLGSECEGVKSNGRDMDDSISDAAIAEMEADIYGLQIIMNDDLEELKELGSGTFGTVYYGKWRGTDVAIKRIKESCFSEKSSEQDRLTKDFWREAQILSTLHHPNVVAFYGVTPDGPGGTLATVTEYMVNGSLRSVLVKKERVLDRRKRLIIATDAAFGMEYLHLKNIVHFDLKCDNLLVNLRDPERPICKVGDFGLSRIKRNTFVTGGVRGTLPWMAPELLNGSSSRVSEKVDVFSFGIVLWEILTGDEPYANIHCGAIIGGIVNNSLRPPIPKRCDPEWRKLMEDCWCPDPAARPSFTEITNRLRDMSTALQKKRQSPAKR; encoded by the exons ATGACCAGTGAAGCTCCTAGTACTTCAGGCCAGCAGTTCTACAAAGATGCAGCGCATGTTCTGTCAAGTGGCAGAAACGCTGcagagagaaatgaaaataatatttgcaTACAGACAGGTGAGGAATTTTCTACCGAGTTTCTGCGGGATCGTGTTGCTCTGAGAAGATTGCCAGTGATATCTGAAGGGGAACATCACCAGCCAAAGAGAGTGGATTACAAGTTTAATCAGAACCATCAGCTTGTTTATGAGGATCTCACTGGCATTCTTGGGCTACAGAGAATTGATTCTGAACACAGTTCGGAATTCTCAGAGTTAGTTCCAGTGACCGGATTTGGGACTGAAGCAGAGAACAAGGCTTATACTGATAATATAAACAGATACCATTGGGAATATGGTGCAATTGGGCAAGTTCCTGGTAAGTTTGCTGATGAGAGTAATCCTGATCAAGTAACTCCAGGACCAAATGCTCCACCTGTATATGTGGTGGAGTCCCCTCATTCATACTATCCTTATGGGACAGAATTTTCAGAAGGTTCTTTCTCTGGAAAAGTGAAAGTTCTCTGCAGCTTTGGGGGAAGAATATTACCAAGGCCAAGCGATGGTAAGCTTAGATATGTGGGTGGAGAGACACGGATTATATCCATCAGGAAGAACATCACTTGGGAGGAACTCACAAACAAGATTTCTGGAATTTGTAACCAACCTCATACAATCAAATACCAGCTTCCTGGTGAGGATCTAGATGCACTTATATCTGTTTGTTCAGATGAAGATCTTTATCATATGATAGACGAATATCAAGAGCTGGAAAGAATTCAGGGTTCTCATAGACTGCGGATATTTCTTGTATCTTCAGAAAGCCCAAGTTCTATGGAAGGAAGGGCTGCCCAGCCAAGTGATGCTGATTATCAGTATGTTTTTGCTGTTAATGCCACGGTGGACCGAAGTCCACGGAAGAGCTCTTGTGGGCAGAGTTTGACAAGCCAGACCTGCCAGTTTGGGAATACCTCAGATTATAGTCCAACTTTTTATAGAGACTCTCCTACATCAGCATTTCCTTTGGAGATTAAGGATTGTACTCCAAGTTCCTCGAATTTGGCGGGAATGTTCTCAAAGCCTGCTTCTCGGTTTCTAACTAAACTTCAGATACCAAGAAAGTCATTCAATCAAACCCCTCCAATATCTCCAGTTCAGCATAGAGATCCTAAGAATTCTAATGTGCAAATTAATGGGGATTGGAAACGTGGTGATGGACATCAGAGCATCATTCCATTTGTTATCGAGAAACGTCCTTGTGAAAATCCTTACTCTCTTGATGCCATGGGTTATTATAATAATCTTCCTCATGGGCCTCCATCGACAAATTACCATCATCCTAACGAATATTTGGTAGAAACTGACCAGGCTAACAAATCCCAAGACAGACACTTTCACCACCGTAGCCCCAGTAAAGACTTTGTGCATTCTCCATCATATTGTCAAAGTGATATTAACTATGACCGAAAAATGCTAAAGGAGAGA GCATTCTCTGACTCACAGTTGCAGGAATATGGTGAGAGGTCCAATTGCTACTCCCCACTGTCCTCGAGTACTGAGAGAGAAAAATCACCTTCACTGGCAATGTCAAATTTCCCACCGGAATGGCGAGTTCAATGTGAAGAGAGAATTAACGAGAAACAGCAAATGAATAAATATGAGAATCAACCTACTTCCAAGATGCCTGGAGATTGCAAGGGAAATGTTGAACTGGGTCAAGAGATGTTCAACTGGACAGATAGGAATATCACTTGTTCtcatcacaaaaaaaaacacctagaaCGAAATGTTGAAGTTTCATCACATGATAATGCCAAGGAGCTTGAGAAGTTACCAGACCTCAACTATCTCCCCTGTGTTTGTCTATCCTCACAAGAGCAACAAAACCTCAGAGGAGGGATTTCTGCTTCATCAGTCATTTCTTCTGAAACTTCTGCAGATAGCATGAGAGAGCACTCCCATGGTTACCGATTAGAAGCAATGGCTTCCAAGTTCTTAATTAAGAGCCAGACTTCTGACAAGGATAAGCAGTGTGCTACAACTGAGACATTAAGTATTCAAGCAGTATCAGATGGGTACCCTGGAGTACTACCTGTTGCATCTCAGGGATTGGATGACCAAGAATCCATGGACCCAAGCTGT AAGACAACCACAGGTGCTGTTTTGAGTGGAGAGGCTCCTCTCTGTAATACAGATTCCGTAAATCATCCTGACTACCAGGTTCAAATGGTGGGACTTAGCCAAACGTCTTTTGAGGGAGCGAAGTTTGGAGAAGTTGTCTGTCTTCAATCACAGCTGTCAGATAGTCATCCTGAAAATAAGATGGAATCAGTAGTTAGTGttaaagatataattgattGTACACCTCCTGGCATCCCCTTTACGTCAAAAGTTGTGCCACGTATAGAAGATGAGGCCTGTGATGATTTTCCATCTCCTAGAAAATCAGAAGCAAAGAATGCTACTTTAGGATCTGAATGCGAG GGTGTGAAAAGTAATGGCAGAGATATGGATGACTCTATCAGTGATGCTGCTATCGCTGAAATGGAAGCGGACATCTATGGTTTGCAG ATCATAATGAATGATGATCTTGAAGAACTGAAAGAGTTAGGATCTGGTACATTTGGAACTGTATATTATGGAAAATGGAGGGGGACTGATGTTGCTATTAAGAGAATAAAAGAGAGTTGCTTTTCAGAAAAGTCATCAGAGCAAGATCGACTG ACTAAAGACTTCTGGAGAGAGGCACAGATATTGTCAACTCTTCACCATCCAAATGTGGTAGCATTCTATGGGGTAACTCCTGATGGGCCCGGAGGAACGTTGGCAACTGTAACTGAATATATGGTGAATGGATCATTGAGAAGTGTACTAGTAAAGAAGGAAAG GGTGCTTGATCGTCGAAAAAGGCTCATAATTGCAACGGATGCAGCTTTCGGCATGGAGtatttgcatttgaaaaatattgttcaTTTTGATTTAAAGTGTGATAATTTGCTAGTCAATTTGAGGGATCCTGAACGACCTATTTGCAAG GTCGGGGATTTTGGGTTGTCCAGAATCAAGCGCAACACATTTGTCACTGGTGGTGTTCGAGGGACCCTTCCATGGATGGCACCAGAATTACTAAATGGTAGCAGCAGCCGGGTCTCTGAGAAG gttgaTGTTTTCTCATTTGGTATTGTCTTGTGGGAGATTCTGACTGGTGACGAGCCATATGCTAACATTCATTGTGGTGCTATCATAG